Proteins encoded together in one Neobacillus sp. FSL H8-0543 window:
- a CDS encoding LytS/YhcK type 5TM receptor domain-containing protein — MESLTIILFERLGLLLIIAFVMTRTPGFRSLLYRNYSVKMSIVHAGVFGLFGMASTVTGIVIHEDGFFSHQLIIFPVESQHLIVSMSLVAIVIAGLLGGPILGLGAGVITGIHLLFLGGVGGLANALVNPITGLLAGLTARFFSNERVISPLKALFIGVFPPVLHMQLLLIMYTDRLDMITLVNTIGLPLVLSNSAAIAIFTAMIGIVLREQENEAALASKQALTIAKEALPFLKKDSPFDVASGLANLLYTRLRLAAVTITDQKEVLAHKGLGDDHHQFGDPITAHPAQKAISMKKIQVTHVKSDLICTHKKCSLEAAIFIPIIEDDNVTYLITFYFRKAEHISPVEMMMAQGLGQFISDQLNMLGAEKLKAHIRDAELRNLQAQINPHFLFNTLQLIAGLFRENPAKARLITLQLASYMRFNIRLVSKSLVELEKECEHAEAYTSIIQERFTGRLQINFVKPAELSNIYIPPSTIQPLIENSVQHGLKNVTDGAKIEIIIEKENGRLAVLVRDNGSGFPTHILPVVSLQPLVSHNNGGIGIYNVNQRLVHLLGESARLHIRNLSYGGSEVKFSIPIPNQFEEKQVMG; from the coding sequence ATGGAAAGCTTAACGATTATTTTATTTGAACGTTTGGGACTACTTCTTATAATTGCATTTGTGATGACACGGACACCTGGATTCAGGTCATTATTATACCGTAATTATAGTGTGAAGATGTCGATCGTTCATGCAGGGGTGTTTGGTTTATTTGGAATGGCCAGTACGGTTACAGGAATAGTCATACATGAGGATGGATTCTTCAGTCATCAATTAATTATTTTTCCAGTAGAGAGTCAACACTTAATTGTTAGCATGAGCCTAGTTGCGATTGTAATAGCAGGCTTATTAGGTGGACCGATACTTGGTTTAGGCGCTGGAGTTATTACTGGGATCCATCTACTATTTCTTGGAGGTGTTGGTGGACTGGCGAATGCTCTTGTCAATCCTATTACAGGCCTACTGGCAGGCTTAACGGCACGATTTTTCTCCAACGAACGTGTTATTTCTCCGTTGAAGGCATTATTTATTGGTGTTTTTCCTCCAGTTTTACACATGCAATTACTACTAATAATGTACACAGATAGACTAGATATGATTACACTTGTCAATACAATTGGCTTACCACTTGTGTTATCAAATAGTGCAGCGATTGCCATTTTTACAGCGATGATTGGAATTGTTTTACGTGAACAAGAAAATGAGGCAGCTCTAGCATCGAAACAAGCATTAACCATCGCGAAGGAAGCACTTCCATTTTTAAAAAAGGACTCTCCTTTTGATGTTGCGAGTGGCTTAGCAAATTTATTATATACTCGTCTGAGGCTTGCTGCTGTTACCATTACAGATCAAAAGGAGGTTTTAGCCCATAAAGGTTTGGGAGATGACCATCATCAATTTGGTGATCCGATTACAGCACATCCAGCACAAAAGGCGATTAGTATGAAAAAAATTCAAGTTACACACGTGAAATCTGATTTAATATGTACTCATAAAAAATGCAGTCTTGAGGCAGCTATCTTCATTCCGATTATAGAAGATGATAATGTAACGTATCTGATTACTTTCTATTTCCGTAAAGCAGAGCATATTTCTCCAGTTGAAATGATGATGGCACAAGGGCTGGGACAATTTATTTCAGATCAATTGAATATGCTTGGGGCGGAAAAACTAAAGGCCCATATTCGAGATGCAGAATTAAGGAATTTACAAGCACAAATCAATCCACACTTTTTATTTAATACCCTTCAATTAATTGCTGGATTGTTTCGGGAAAATCCAGCGAAGGCTCGCCTCATAACACTACAATTAGCAAGTTATATGAGGTTTAATATACGTTTGGTATCGAAATCACTGGTTGAACTTGAAAAAGAGTGTGAACATGCTGAAGCCTATACGTCTATTATTCAAGAGCGATTTACAGGAAGGTTACAAATTAATTTTGTAAAGCCAGCTGAACTTTCCAATATTTATATTCCGCCATCGACCATTCAGCCCCTGATTGAAAATTCAGTTCAACATGGTTTAAAGAATGTAACAGATGGTGCAAAGATTGAAATTATAATAGAAAAGGAGAATGGGAGACTTGCCGTTTTAGTTCGGGATAATGGGAGCGGTTTTCCTACACATATTTTACCGGTTGTAAGTCTACAGCCATTAGTCAGTCATAATAATGGTGGGATAGGTATTTATAATGTAAACCAACGATTAGTTCATTTATTAGGAGAGTCAGCAAGATTGCATATTCGAAATTTGTCCTATGGGGGCAGTGAAGTGAAGTTTTCGATTCCAATTCCAAATCAATTTGAAGAAAAGCAGGTGATGGGATGA
- a CDS encoding sodium/solute symporter (Members of the Solute:Sodium Symporter (SSS), TC 2.A.21 as described in tcdb.org, catalyze solute:Na+ symport. Known solutes for members of the family include sugars, amino acids, nucleosides, inositols, vitamins, urea or anions, depending on the system.), with translation MDPVVVILFLIIVILTLVITFFAAKQTKSTGDFYTAGGGLTGWQNGLAIAGDYLSAASFLGIAGMIALKGFDGFFYSIGFLIAYLVVLFLVAEPLRNLGRYTLADMINSRFDAKKVRGAAALSTITIVLFYMIAQLVGAGALIQLLFEIPYWIAVLIVGVMMTIYVLFGGMIATSWVQITKAVLLMAGMVVISFLVLVKFNFNIGAMFTEVKTATSHGADYLNPGIKYTNPLGTLSLMLALVLGTAGLPHILMRFFTVKDAKTARSSVITATWTIGIFYILTLFLGFGAAIYVGESEILAANAGGNMAAPLLAKAIGGNILFAFISAVAFATILAVVAGLVLSGASAFAHDIYGQIIKKGEVTEKQQMLAARYAALGVSVLSILLSLGAQYLNVAFLVSLAFCIAASANLPVILYTVYWKRFNTSGAIWAVLSGLISALVLVSISPSVFSPVEGVALFVGNPIFPLDNPALVSVPLGFLGGYLGTIFSKENDYKRYAEVSVRAHTGFKKAE, from the coding sequence ATGGATCCGGTAGTAGTTATTCTTTTTCTCATAATCGTAATTCTTACGTTAGTCATCACTTTTTTTGCAGCAAAACAAACAAAATCAACTGGAGATTTTTATACGGCGGGTGGGGGATTGACTGGATGGCAAAATGGATTAGCAATAGCTGGTGATTATTTATCGGCGGCATCCTTCCTTGGTATTGCAGGAATGATTGCTTTAAAAGGGTTTGATGGATTTTTCTATAGTATCGGATTTTTGATTGCTTATTTAGTTGTATTGTTTTTAGTAGCAGAGCCATTGCGTAACCTTGGTAGATATACATTAGCGGACATGATTAATTCGCGCTTTGATGCGAAAAAGGTAAGAGGGGCTGCTGCGCTTAGTACTATTACCATTGTTCTTTTCTACATGATCGCACAACTTGTTGGTGCTGGTGCACTTATACAGTTATTATTCGAAATCCCGTATTGGATAGCCGTGTTAATTGTTGGGGTTATGATGACGATTTACGTTCTATTTGGTGGAATGATTGCAACGAGTTGGGTACAGATTACAAAGGCTGTACTTCTGATGGCAGGAATGGTTGTCATCTCGTTCCTGGTACTAGTGAAATTTAACTTTAATATAGGGGCAATGTTTACTGAAGTGAAAACGGCAACTAGTCATGGTGCAGATTATTTAAATCCAGGAATCAAATATACAAATCCTCTAGGAACGCTTTCGTTAATGCTTGCCTTAGTGCTTGGAACAGCCGGTCTTCCACACATTCTGATGCGCTTTTTCACGGTAAAGGATGCAAAAACTGCTAGAAGCTCCGTTATAACAGCAACTTGGACGATTGGGATTTTTTATATTTTAACATTATTCCTTGGTTTTGGGGCAGCAATTTATGTCGGGGAAAGTGAAATACTCGCAGCAAATGCTGGCGGAAACATGGCTGCGCCACTACTTGCGAAGGCAATCGGTGGGAATATATTATTTGCTTTCATTTCTGCAGTTGCATTTGCGACAATCTTAGCGGTAGTAGCTGGTCTCGTGTTATCTGGAGCATCTGCATTTGCACATGATATTTACGGACAAATTATTAAAAAAGGTGAGGTAACAGAAAAACAGCAAATGCTTGCAGCACGCTATGCAGCTCTAGGTGTATCTGTTCTATCCATTTTATTATCATTAGGTGCTCAATACTTAAACGTAGCCTTCCTAGTTTCGTTAGCATTTTGTATTGCGGCAAGTGCGAATTTGCCAGTTATTTTGTACACAGTATATTGGAAGCGCTTTAATACATCAGGTGCAATTTGGGCAGTTCTTTCCGGATTGATCTCAGCATTAGTTCTAGTCTCGATTAGTCCTAGCGTATTTTCTCCAGTTGAAGGGGTCGCTCTATTTGTAGGAAACCCAATCTTCCCATTAGATAATCCGGCACTAGTGAGTGTTCCATTAGGCTTTCTTGGTGGTTATCTTGGAACCATTTTCTCGAAGGAAAATGATTATAAACGCTATGCTGAAGTTTCTGTGCGGGCACATACAGGCTTTAAAAAGGCGGAATAA
- a CDS encoding DUF485 domain-containing protein, with amino-acid sequence MAQKELITSKEKGIDYLKVKSSPQFKRFLSKKKQFLVPMTVFFMIFYFLLPIFTSYTTFLNTPAIGDISWTWIFAISQFVMVWVLSSIYVKKAASFDKESEQIINEQLK; translated from the coding sequence TTGGCTCAAAAAGAATTGATTACTAGCAAGGAGAAAGGTATTGATTATCTAAAGGTAAAAAGTAGCCCACAATTTAAACGATTTTTGAGCAAAAAGAAACAATTTTTAGTACCGATGACTGTATTTTTCATGATTTTTTACTTTTTATTGCCAATTTTCACCTCTTACACAACTTTTTTAAACACCCCAGCAATTGGAGATATTTCTTGGACTTGGATTTTTGCCATTTCACAGTTTGTGATGGTTTGGGTGCTAAGTTCAATCTATGTAAAAAAAGCAGCTTCCTTTGACAAAGAATCCGAGCAAATCATTAATGAGCAGTTAAAATAG
- a CDS encoding LytTR family DNA-binding domain-containing protein → MNIRAMIAEDEMMARKELLYLLKDEKGVILTPHAETGEQLIELYSEHRPDVIFLDVEMPGFTGIEAAQYIMKQETDTIPLFVFTTAYDEYAMDAFEVEAVDYLLKPYDEIRFRRTMKRIRKSLANRKNSSEAAGKKKQTILSKILIDDGERMVVVSPDSIYYAVPNKRFLEIHTEDKVVMSRMTLQELEDQLAGHLFFRAHRSYLVNLNHVLEITPWFNGTSNLTLKDKKRTKIPVSRSANKSIFENFK, encoded by the coding sequence ATGAATATTCGTGCGATGATTGCTGAAGATGAGATGATGGCTAGAAAGGAATTGTTGTATTTATTGAAAGATGAGAAGGGAGTGATCCTCACTCCACATGCGGAAACGGGTGAACAATTAATTGAGTTATATTCTGAACATCGGCCGGATGTTATTTTTCTAGACGTAGAGATGCCGGGTTTCACAGGAATCGAGGCAGCACAATATATTATGAAACAGGAGACCGACACTATTCCCTTATTTGTGTTCACCACTGCATATGATGAATATGCAATGGATGCTTTTGAAGTGGAGGCAGTTGACTACTTATTGAAACCATATGATGAGATAAGGTTTCGAAGGACGATGAAGCGAATTCGCAAAAGTTTGGCGAATCGAAAGAATAGTAGTGAAGCAGCAGGAAAAAAGAAACAAACGATTCTATCAAAGATTTTAATAGATGATGGAGAACGGATGGTTGTAGTATCTCCTGATTCTATTTACTATGCCGTGCCAAATAAACGATTCCTAGAGATTCATACCGAGGATAAGGTCGTTATGAGTCGGATGACCTTACAAGAATTAGAGGATCAGTTAGCTGGTCATTTGTTTTTCCGTGCACATCGTAGTTATTTGGTAAATCTAAATCACGTGTTGGAAATAACCCCTTGGTTTAATGGAACAAGCAATTTGACGTTAAAAGATAAAAAACGAACAAAAATCCCTGTAAGTCGTTCTGCGAATAAATCCATTTTTGAAAATTTTAAATGA